One window of Gemmatimonadaceae bacterium genomic DNA carries:
- a CDS encoding TonB-dependent receptor, with translation MITDKFKLQRFCRAVALAVIALVTLTAASAFAQTTTGTIRGSVTSGGTAVSSAQIQLRNPATGVQRGTMTRDDGSYTLAGLAPATYEMTIRRIGSAPQTRVVVVQIGATQIQDFSLSEQAAQLETVLIQAAPTVETRTSEVATNVTQAQIEKLPTPSRNFLDLAALTPGITVTEDRVNGQFRTFSAGGQSANSVNLFVDGTSLKNDLTAGGVAGQDASRGNPFPRNAIQEYRVISQNFKAEYQKASSAIITATTKSGGNTWTGNALFGFQNKGMVGLDSFQRRDKNNNPAFKKPDYKRTLAALSGGGPIIKDKIHVFGSYEGNYQDRANRVSFATPPTGIAALDSVNLTQYNGNFTSPFRETLLFGKLTDAISDKSSAELSFSHRNETDVRDFGGNVGFQSAVDFRQNVSIGQLKYNYFSGPLLNEAKVDYSRFRRNPAPNTPGMPSRLIFYPNGEARIGSNLSTQDFIQKRLGLRDDVTYSGFQMAGEHIVKGGMSLDFVKYDIFKGNRNTPEFVYSNIENGVNYGFRSPFQLVYGTGDGNLNTSNNQLGVYLQDDWSPVPRLTFNVGVRWDYESHMLNRDYVTPQMVVDTLTRYNSQLITPLDLSRYISTGSNRKPFYGAVQPRLGFSYAVDKNSRTTVFGGWGIYYDRIPFDLYAVDEKLKLSHPEFTVRFAPKGVAPGAGQVAWSDTYLSADKATLDALVHSSGRPEAWLIDSEAKVPYSTQMNVGIRQLLGDFAISATYANVEGEDQMVLNWANVGVNPDGRCCRDFNIGAHGFSNFIYSTNDKKTWYDAIQVQVDRPYQRVSESSIGWGVGLAYTYANRSVQGVDGLNDDFAFPNALSIPKHPSNDEKQRVVANWITDLPYAFGIQFSGLLTLGGKYKMDIGCPKRFCGEGTTGNQWERGGFTVPGTFPYRNLDLRFRKDFPSFGRTTTAFGITLDLFNALNRDNFGCYKTGNRSDKDFGSPDCIVTDARRYQLGAELNF, from the coding sequence ATGATTACGGACAAGTTCAAGCTGCAGCGATTTTGTCGAGCGGTCGCACTCGCGGTCATTGCTCTCGTCACCCTGACGGCGGCCAGTGCCTTTGCGCAGACCACTACCGGCACCATTCGAGGATCAGTGACCTCCGGCGGAACCGCCGTGAGCAGCGCGCAGATCCAGCTGAGAAACCCCGCGACCGGAGTGCAGCGGGGCACCATGACCCGAGACGACGGCTCCTACACTCTGGCCGGCCTTGCCCCGGCGACGTACGAAATGACCATTCGCCGGATAGGCAGTGCGCCGCAAACGCGGGTCGTGGTCGTTCAGATCGGTGCGACACAGATCCAGGACTTCTCCCTCTCGGAGCAGGCGGCGCAGCTTGAGACGGTGCTCATTCAGGCGGCGCCCACCGTCGAGACCCGCACCTCCGAGGTGGCCACCAACGTGACGCAGGCGCAGATCGAAAAGCTGCCGACTCCGAGTCGCAACTTTCTCGACCTCGCCGCGCTTACCCCTGGCATCACGGTCACGGAAGATCGAGTCAACGGACAGTTCAGAACTTTCTCGGCTGGCGGTCAGTCGGCGAACTCGGTCAACCTCTTCGTTGACGGCACCAGCCTCAAGAACGATCTGACTGCCGGTGGCGTCGCCGGCCAGGACGCAAGCCGCGGTAATCCATTCCCGCGCAACGCGATCCAGGAGTACCGGGTCATCAGTCAGAATTTCAAAGCCGAATACCAGAAAGCCTCCAGCGCCATCATTACGGCGACGACGAAGTCGGGAGGCAACACCTGGACTGGCAATGCGTTGTTCGGCTTCCAGAACAAAGGCATGGTAGGGCTCGACAGCTTCCAGCGCCGCGACAAGAACAATAATCCGGCGTTCAAGAAGCCTGACTACAAGCGAACTCTCGCCGCCCTGAGTGGGGGCGGTCCCATTATCAAGGACAAGATTCACGTCTTCGGTTCGTACGAGGGGAATTACCAGGACCGCGCAAACCGCGTGAGCTTCGCCACTCCCCCGACCGGGATCGCGGCGCTGGACTCGGTCAATCTCACACAGTACAACGGCAACTTCACGTCACCTTTCCGTGAGACGCTGCTTTTCGGCAAGCTGACCGACGCCATCAGTGACAAGTCCTCGGCCGAGCTCAGCTTCAGCCATCGTAACGAGACGGATGTGCGGGACTTCGGCGGAAACGTCGGATTCCAGTCCGCGGTGGACTTCCGACAGAACGTTTCCATCGGGCAGCTGAAGTACAATTACTTCTCCGGACCACTGCTCAACGAAGCGAAGGTCGACTACTCGCGCTTCCGCCGTAATCCGGCACCCAATACTCCGGGAATGCCTTCGCGCCTGATCTTCTACCCGAATGGTGAAGCACGAATCGGCAGCAACCTCAGCACTCAGGACTTCATACAGAAGCGGCTTGGCCTGCGTGACGACGTCACCTACTCCGGATTCCAGATGGCCGGAGAGCACATCGTCAAGGGTGGTATGAGCCTCGACTTCGTGAAGTACGACATCTTCAAAGGCAACCGGAACACGCCCGAGTTCGTGTACAGCAATATCGAAAACGGGGTGAACTACGGCTTCCGGTCGCCGTTTCAGCTGGTGTACGGCACAGGCGACGGAAATTTGAATACGAGCAACAATCAGCTCGGCGTCTACCTGCAGGACGATTGGAGCCCGGTCCCGCGGCTGACGTTCAATGTAGGCGTACGATGGGACTATGAGTCCCACATGCTGAACCGCGATTACGTGACACCACAGATGGTCGTGGACACGCTTACCCGCTACAACAGTCAACTCATCACTCCACTCGATCTGAGCCGCTACATCAGCACGGGAAGCAATCGCAAGCCCTTCTATGGCGCCGTTCAACCGCGTCTCGGCTTCTCCTACGCGGTCGATAAGAACAGCAGAACGACGGTCTTCGGCGGCTGGGGCATTTACTACGATCGCATACCGTTCGATCTCTATGCGGTAGACGAGAAGCTGAAGCTGAGCCATCCCGAGTTCACGGTGCGGTTCGCGCCCAAGGGGGTAGCGCCTGGCGCGGGGCAGGTGGCGTGGAGCGATACCTATCTCAGTGCCGACAAGGCAACTCTGGATGCGCTGGTCCACTCTTCGGGCCGGCCGGAGGCCTGGCTGATCGACAGCGAGGCGAAGGTGCCGTACTCGACGCAGATGAACGTGGGTATCCGTCAGCTTCTTGGCGATTTCGCGATCTCCGCCACGTACGCGAATGTGGAGGGCGAGGACCAGATGGTGCTTAACTGGGCGAACGTCGGCGTCAATCCGGACGGACGGTGCTGCCGCGACTTCAACATCGGCGCACACGGCTTCAGCAACTTCATCTATTCGACCAACGACAAGAAGACATGGTACGATGCCATCCAGGTCCAGGTGGATCGGCCGTACCAGCGCGTTTCCGAGAGCTCGATCGGTTGGGGCGTCGGCTTGGCGTACACCTACGCCAATCGCTCGGTGCAGGGTGTCGACGGTCTCAACGATGACTTCGCTTTCCCCAACGCCTTGAGCATTCCGAAGCACCCGTCCAACGATGAGAAACAGCGCGTCGTTGCCAACTGGATCACGGATCTACCGTACGCCTTCGGGATTCAGTTCTCCGGGCTGTTGACGCTCGGCGGCAAGTACAAGATGGACATCGGATGTCCGAAACGGTTCTGTGGAGAGGGAACTACAGGCAATCAGTGGGAACGCGGAGGCTTCACTGTGCCGGGCACGTTCCCTTATCGGAACCTCGATCTGCGGTTCCGGAAGGACTTCCCAAGCTTCGGGCGAACGACGACGGCATTTGGCATAACGCTCGACCTTTTCAACGCGTTGAACCGCGACAACTTCGGTTGCTACAAGACCGGCAATAGAAGCGATAAGGACTTCGGCAGTCCCGACTGCATTGTCACCGACGCACGGAGGTACCAGCTGGGTGCAGAATTGAACTTCTAG
- a CDS encoding LacI family DNA-binding transcriptional regulator has protein sequence MATIKDVAREASVSVATVSRVFNDAAVVRAETARRIRDVATALRYAPHGGARSLITNRTNTLGVLLPDLFGEFFSELIHGIDLTARRSGYHILVSRSWEGRTETEEAMRAMRGRVDGVLLMSPDINADSLLNVPASLPVVLLCSASIGHDADSVIIQNSRGAREMVRHLISLGHRRIAIIKGAPGNYDAAERLRGYRTALREAGIAPERSLELDGDFTEAGGYAATLELLAAKPRPTAIFAANDSMAIGALSALRESGVRVPEDMAVAGFDDIPLARYMDPPLSSVRVPISDLGARAVEILLHAITHKNEHARQHVRVPTELVVRRSTGAPYAERPPPIRHVGKPR, from the coding sequence ATGGCAACAATAAAGGACGTTGCACGAGAGGCCTCCGTATCCGTAGCGACCGTGTCCCGCGTCTTCAACGACGCGGCAGTCGTGCGCGCGGAGACCGCCCGCCGGATAAGGGACGTCGCCACCGCTCTTCGCTACGCACCCCACGGCGGAGCACGCAGCCTGATCACCAACCGGACAAACACGCTCGGCGTGCTGCTCCCTGACCTCTTTGGCGAGTTCTTCTCCGAGCTGATCCACGGGATCGATCTCACTGCCCGCCGCAGCGGCTATCACATTCTCGTCTCACGCTCCTGGGAGGGCCGCACCGAGACCGAGGAAGCCATGCGCGCCATGCGCGGGCGCGTTGACGGCGTACTGCTGATGTCACCTGACATCAACGCCGATTCGCTCCTCAACGTTCCCGCCAGCCTGCCCGTCGTCCTCCTCTGCTCCGCGTCAATAGGCCATGACGCCGATTCCGTCATCATCCAGAATTCTCGCGGCGCCCGCGAGATGGTCAGACACCTGATCTCACTTGGCCACCGGCGAATCGCGATCATCAAGGGTGCGCCCGGGAACTACGACGCTGCCGAGAGACTGCGAGGATATCGCACTGCGCTGCGTGAGGCGGGCATTGCGCCGGAGCGATCGCTCGAGCTCGACGGAGACTTTACCGAAGCCGGCGGATACGCCGCCACTCTGGAGCTCCTTGCGGCGAAGCCCCGCCCCACCGCGATCTTCGCAGCGAACGACTCGATGGCGATAGGGGCGCTGAGTGCGCTTCGGGAGTCGGGCGTGCGCGTCCCAGAGGACATGGCTGTCGCAGGATTCGACGACATCCCGCTCGCGCGCTACATGGATCCCCCGCTCTCGTCGGTCAGGGTCCCCATCTCGGATCTTGGAGCGCGGGCTGTCGAGATCCTGCTCCATGCGATCACACACAAGAACGAGCACGCACGCCAGCACGTGCGCGTGCCCACCGAGCTCGTCGTCCGCCGATCAACCGGCGCGCCATACGCCGAGCGACCGCCCCCGATTCGTCACGTCGGAAAACCGCGCTGA
- the pruA gene encoding L-glutamate gamma-semialdehyde dehydrogenase, protein MTASTHSPATSVVSGFNGNRRVPPPVNEPVKSYAPGSPERTALKDRLRSMSHEKPDVPCIIGGREARNGDVAQSVMPHDHHHVLADWHKATAADVDAAIAASREAQHDWANWSWEDRAAVFLKAAELLTTTWRATINSATMLGQSKTAFQAEIDAACELIDFWRFNPYYAQQLYDEQPLSDHSMWNQLDYRGLEGFVYAVTPFNFTSIAGNLPTAPALMGNTVIWKPASSATLSAYYLMKLLEEAGLPPGVINFVPGDAAMISDKLLAHRDLAGVHFTGSTGVFNSMWKTIGASMSNYRSYPRIVGETGGKDFIVAHPSADPIALSVAIARGGFEYQGQKCSAASRIYVPESIWPEVRDRTVAIMEEIRMGDPADFRNFMGAVIDRKAFDKIGEYITHGRANARIIAGGGAHGDDGYFIEPTLIETRDPAYKLLCEEIFGPVVTAHVYPDAKWEETLETVDRTSPYALTGAVFSRDRAAVRTASVALRNAAGNFYVNDKPTGAVVGQQPFGGARGSGTNDKAGSKLNLTRWVSARNIKETFSPPTDYRYPFMAEE, encoded by the coding sequence ATGACCGCCTCCACCCACTCCCCCGCAACGAGCGTCGTCTCCGGATTCAACGGCAATCGCCGCGTGCCGCCCCCGGTGAACGAGCCGGTGAAGAGCTACGCACCCGGATCTCCCGAGCGCACCGCGCTCAAGGACCGCCTTCGCTCCATGTCGCACGAGAAGCCGGACGTTCCGTGTATCATCGGCGGACGTGAGGCGCGAAATGGAGATGTGGCACAGTCGGTGATGCCGCACGATCACCATCATGTTCTTGCCGACTGGCACAAGGCCACCGCCGCTGATGTGGATGCCGCGATCGCCGCGTCGCGCGAAGCGCAGCACGACTGGGCCAACTGGTCGTGGGAGGATCGCGCCGCGGTATTCCTCAAGGCGGCCGAGCTCCTCACCACTACGTGGCGCGCGACGATCAACTCCGCCACCATGCTCGGCCAGTCGAAGACGGCGTTTCAGGCGGAGATTGACGCCGCATGCGAGCTGATAGACTTCTGGCGGTTCAATCCGTACTACGCGCAGCAGCTCTACGACGAGCAGCCGCTGTCCGATCACAGCATGTGGAACCAGCTCGACTACCGCGGTCTCGAAGGATTCGTCTACGCGGTGACGCCGTTCAACTTCACCTCCATCGCGGGGAATCTCCCCACCGCGCCGGCGCTGATGGGGAACACGGTGATCTGGAAGCCCGCGTCGAGCGCCACGCTCAGCGCGTACTACCTGATGAAGCTGCTCGAGGAAGCGGGACTTCCGCCGGGTGTGATCAACTTCGTCCCCGGCGACGCGGCGATGATCTCCGACAAGCTGCTCGCACACCGCGATCTCGCCGGGGTGCATTTCACCGGAAGCACCGGTGTCTTCAACAGCATGTGGAAGACGATCGGGGCGAGCATGTCAAATTATCGGTCGTATCCGCGCATCGTCGGCGAGACAGGCGGCAAGGACTTCATCGTCGCGCACCCTTCGGCCGATCCCATCGCTCTCTCAGTCGCGATAGCCAGAGGCGGATTCGAGTACCAGGGCCAGAAATGCTCGGCGGCGAGCCGTATCTACGTGCCGGAGTCAATCTGGCCCGAAGTGCGCGACCGCACCGTCGCGATCATGGAGGAGATCAGGATGGGCGACCCCGCCGATTTCCGCAACTTCATGGGTGCGGTGATCGACAGGAAAGCGTTCGACAAGATCGGCGAGTACATAACGCACGGCCGCGCCAACGCAAGGATCATCGCCGGCGGCGGAGCGCACGGCGACGATGGATACTTCATCGAACCGACTCTCATCGAGACGCGCGATCCGGCGTACAAGCTTCTCTGCGAGGAGATCTTCGGGCCCGTCGTTACTGCGCATGTCTATCCCGATGCCAAGTGGGAGGAGACGCTGGAGACGGTTGACCGGACGTCGCCGTACGCGCTCACCGGCGCGGTGTTCTCGCGCGATCGCGCCGCGGTGCGCACTGCTTCGGTGGCTTTGCGCAATGCTGCCGGAAACTTCTACGTGAACGACAAACCCACTGGCGCAGTGGTGGGCCAGCAACCTTTCGGCGGCGCCCGCGGATCGGGGACGAACGACAAGGCGGGATCGAAGCTCAACCTCACCCGCTGGGTGAGCGCGCGGAACATCAAGGAGACCTTTTCTCCGCCGACGGATTACAGGTACCCGTTCATGGCCGAAGAGTGA